The sequence below is a genomic window from Pseudorasbora parva isolate DD20220531a chromosome 4, ASM2467924v1, whole genome shotgun sequence.
CCATCCTCATCATTCAACCACAGCTCATCTGTGAACACTTGCTGTCAGACATAAGAGCGAATAATGGAGGTAGAGGAcatttatgaaaatgttgaaaacaatgaTATTAAGAACACaactggaccacaaaaccagaaTCACAGCCAAGATGAAGGAAAAGCTCAAAAGAAAAGTAAgtagaaagttttttttttttttgaagtagAAATGGTGTCACATGTTTCTTGAGGAAATGATACTtataatttcaatattttttcaaataccAACGTGTCCATGTTTTTGCTTTTTATGTGTTAACATGTCATTATTTGATTTCATTTTTCAATATATGTTCTCATTTCCACATTTTACCGTAGATATTATCTGCTATAATTATCAAagaataaatgttttgttaaaaaGGCCCTATGTGAAAATAAAAGAGGATTTGAgcctatatttttaaaattatcgAGTGCATTGTCATTTATATGTTTTCTCTGTTTGTCAGGAGGAAGCAGGTGTTTGGTGTTGATGACGGTGTGTCTCGGGCTCATTTGTGTTGTTCTGCtgatcttcatcatcatcacagcAGAGAGAGACCTGTTAAAGAGTTACAAGAACACAGCTGAAGAGTTAAACCAGACTATCAACAGCTTACAGGACAATTACACTGATCTAATGACTAAAAAAGATCAACTGAAGAACAACTTCAGCTCTCTGAGTCAGGAGAAACTGGAGCTGGAGACCAGAGTCAATGATCTCACTGCTGAGAAAGGCCAGTTACAGAGAAGAGTTGACTCTCTGAGTCAGAAGAAGCTGGAGTTGGAGAATGAGTTAAGGAAGTTGTCTGAACGAGGTATGTACAGTTGGCTTTATATCACTGTCCAATATAGATGACTGGATTCCTCTTTTTTTCTGCCATCAGGCAACTGTCACCTGATTACTTTTGTTTATGACTTTCTTTATAACAAACTGGtcttttttagttttattacaCTGTCACAAAAACCCacaaatgaatataaaaaagCCAAAAGTAAAcataaaggaaacactgatgaCCAAACAGTTTCAATAAATCAGCAACCTCAACTGCTTCAAAATGCATGCCCTTAACGAAATCATTGTTGAAAAAGTCACAGTGTCAAGGATCAGGAAgtggaggacccagatgcagagtAAACAACAAGGACAGTTTATTAATAAGACAGATCAACAAGACACAAGAGGGtagtggatgagtgacagtccaaacaccaggGCAGGGGACAGACTCCACGATGACAGGCAGGGGAggatgaccactgagaccagtccAGGCAGCCAATGAACTAGACGACAGCTTGTGAGGCAACACCAGGCAGGGCGAGGGTGGACCAATCCAGGCAGGAACCAGAGGCTTGATGGTCTCAGAATCAGCTCCCTTCTTGGCTGACAGGCAGTGGAGACAGTGGCCAGGGAAAAACTTAGGACAGAAAACACaggacacagacacacacaagactctagacaagacaacaagaaacaaCAGACAAACCAGGAACTATGactaaatgaaacaaaaactaaaataataactggagcgagaaaacatggaaaaataaaacaaaaaccaatctctataaaatgactgaactgaaaataaaagtggaaaacaggaaaaataaaataaaaaaggtaagctatcaaaacaaagaaaactaaacaataaggcaagagaaaaataccaaaataaaacctggagaaaacgagcaaaataaagacagaaacttcactagactcaaaaactcaggaacaaagaaaaaactgaaaataaatccaAAGCTACAAAAAGAGGAGACACTAAATCTAGAACTGACTTGACACTGGGCTAGAAGCTTGCACAGACAAacgaacacacacaaatgcaacaaaccagcaaagacatgagggaaggtagcacaatataaagggaccagagcacatgaggaacaggtgagcacaattagtgaaCCGAGCactagaccagactaaacaagggggcgtggtaacagcaaacaaggaggcaggacaagaggaacacatgacagacacaaagagagacagatccaagcactaagacacaacacaaacatagaaacattaaacaaagacaaaacagacagagctgccagGGCAGAACCCTGACACACAGTGCAGATCCAGTATGAATAAATACAACACAACAGCACACATTTTATCCGTAAAAAAAACTGAAGTGTCTTGTCCATCCACCGAGCTTATGTGCACTACTGTAATGAATATGAACATAAAAAATGGTGTCTTATTAGGcaagatgagtttttttttttttcagtaaaatcaCAATTTTCCATTAATTGGATAGAACATGTGAGCTAGGGAATACCAACATGCCCTTTACAACACAAATAATAAATGCAATTCTTTGTGTCTATTGGAAGGAAATGGCAGGTTTTTCATGTCCAGTGAGttgaagagctggtctgagaGCAGGCAGTACTGCAGGGATCGAGGAGCTGATCTGATCATTATCAACACTGAAGAGAAGCAGGTGAGTTCAGTGGCAAACAGAACAATTTTAAGTCAATTATGTTGAGaattaaatgactgaaatagattttgtttataaaacaaccaaacagtatttttttttttacactgcagGGGTctgttgcacaaaactaggataagggattaagccggaatatcttggtgatcttgtcatctgaatGCAAAATGTAGTACACCGCTGTTGTtaaacgtaccctgaaggcacactcacatCAAAAACAATAACGATAATGaaagataactatattagcagataaattgagccaggatcaccaagatatcccggcttaatccctgaTTAAATACTGTAAGATGATGAAGCAGACATTTTCACACTATAGGCTCGCTACACATGACATCCTTCCTGACACGAGTCCTGCTACCTTTGCAGCACGTCATGCACATAGAAATATAGATCaataatcatgaatattttgaatgggaCTCGAGTGGGACCCATTAAAATATGATCCCACGTTTGAGTCTCGAGCACAAATCACTGCATGTCATGTCAGGAAACTGGtgaatattcattttaaatgtgtttggcTTCTGTCTGTCAACTAATATCAGATGAAGATCCCAAATGTAATGATAACTCTTTACTTATTTTATTCACACACAGAGGTACATATCTTCATTCATCAAGGAGAGTGTGTGGATTGGTTTGTCTGACATTGAGAGCGAGGGCAACATGAAATGGGTGGATAATTCACCACTGAAACAAGGGTAAGCGATAAAACACTCACAGAATATCACTGTGTACCTTATGCATtcgtttttaaaaacatgtattttataCCATGAGTGAGTAAATGCTTTTAGACATTTTCAGCAACTAAATCAGATTATGTGTTATTTAGGTTTTGGGAAAGTAATGAGCCGAATGACGCAGGTGGAAATGAGGATTGCATTGAACTGAATCCTGCAAATCTCGTCTTGAGCAACTGGAATGACATCCCATGCTCAGCGATGAGAAAATGGATTTGTGAGAATTAGCATTCCTTGATCTGCCTGACAGCTTTGACTCTTTCTATCTTTTTACTTTATTAGTTCATTAGGTTATTTAT
It includes:
- the LOC137073851 gene encoding CD209 antigen-like protein C gives rise to the protein MEVEDIYENVENNDIKNTTGPQNQNHSQDEGKAQKKRGSRCLVLMTVCLGLICVVLLIFIIITAERDLLKSYKNTAEELNQTINSLQDNYTDLMTKKDQLKNNFSSLSQEKLELETRVNDLTAEKGQLQRRVDSLSQKKLELENELRKLSERGNGRFFMSSELKSWSESRQYCRDRGADLIIINTEEKQRYISSFIKESVWIGLSDIESEGNMKWVDNSPLKQGFWESNEPNDAGGNEDCIELNPANLVLSNWNDIPCSAMRKWICEN